One part of the Neoarius graeffei isolate fNeoGra1 chromosome 2, fNeoGra1.pri, whole genome shotgun sequence genome encodes these proteins:
- the mycbp gene encoding C-Myc-binding protein, with translation MAHYRASESKREQFRRYLEKVGVLDSLTNVLVALYEETEKPSNALEFIKQHLSTGDSDSNKAEVLQVELDKLQQKYDLLQEENCELRNRLLQYEPPAEDAGAE, from the exons GCCTCAGAGTCGAAGCGTGAGCAGTTCAGGAGGTACCTGGAGAAGGTTGGGGTCCTGGACAGTCTGACTAATG TGCTGGTGGCCTTGTATGAGGAGACGGAGAAACCCAGCAACGCCCTGGA GTTTATAAAGCAGCACCTGTCCACAGGAGACTCGGACTCCAACAAGGCCGAGGTTCTACAAGTCGAACTGGACAAACTGCAGCAGAAATATGACCTGCTACAGGAGGAGAACTGTGAGCTCAGGAACCGG CTGCTGCAGTATGAGCCACCTGCTGAAGATGCAGGAGCAGAATGA